A portion of the Carcharodon carcharias isolate sCarCar2 chromosome 18, sCarCar2.pri, whole genome shotgun sequence genome contains these proteins:
- the si:ch73-264p11.1 gene encoding SH2 domain-containing protein 1B — protein MSDATSLPYFHGNISKKACEILFAANGKDGSYLLRESETIPNVLCLSVYFQRIVYTYRIFKNHRGRFMVQTGYGVKEKFFKNLADLTVYYKKPGKGLVTQLCCPLEKSKTKEEVNVNDYEEVDDADYVEVLPD, from the exons ATGTCTGATGCAACATCACTCCCGTATTTTCATGGAAACATCAGCAAAAAGGCCTGTGAAATTTTATTTGCAGCAAATGGGAAAGACGGAAGTTATTTACTGCGAGAGAGTGAAACCATTCCTAATGTTTTATGTCTCAGTGTCTA CTTTCAAAGAATTGTATATACgtacagaatttttaaaaatcatcgaGGACGTTTTATGGTTCAG ACAGGATATGGAGTCAAAGAAAAGTTCTTCAAAAACCTGGCTGATTTAACTGTTTACTATAAAAAACCTGGCAAAGGTCTTGTGACTCAATTATGTTGCCCTTTGGAAAAAAGCAAAACTAAGGAGGAGGTTAACGTTAATGATTATGAAG